In the Mytilus galloprovincialis chromosome 10, xbMytGall1.hap1.1, whole genome shotgun sequence genome, one interval contains:
- the LOC143048273 gene encoding alpha-1D adrenergic receptor-like → MVTLCGSVLSLCNISINRYVMVCHPSKFIKVYTRKNVILMINASIAVTIGVSVPPLLGWCKYSYTPSQKICFANWPMSLSYAFFMICCCFGVPLVVMIFCNYKIYKTVKTSKKRVSNTYPLQMSMLKDQNGSKSVEKTNVLGIRRESNQQRCIGNLNSKSEGQSGVNKKHRALSSTIKTRASPPKRPVVNKANPEEIRLAIMLVTIVIVFFICWFPYCISMILSMVVPGKVHRIFHMSTLLIGYFNSCCNPIIYGRLNKRFSDGYKKLYCFWR, encoded by the exons ATGGTGACGCTATGTGGAAGTGTACTGTCTTTATGTAATATTAGCATTAACAGATACGTTATGGTTTGTCATCCTTCCAAGTTTATAAAAGTGTACACAAGGAAAAACGTAATACTTATGATTAATG cATCTATAGCAGTGACTATTGGCGTCTCCGTTCCACCATTACTTGGTTGGTGTAAATACTCATACACTCCATCGCAGAAAATATGCTTTGCCAACTGGCCAATGTCATTATCATATGCTTTTTTTATGATATGTTGCTGTTTCGGTGTTCCTCTTGTTGTTATGATcttttgtaattataaaatttacaagACAGTAAAGACCAGCAAAAAGAGAGTATCGAATACTTACCCTCTACAAATGTCTATGTTAAAAGATCAAAATGGAAGCAAATCAGTAGAAAAAACCAATGTGCTAGGCATAAGACGGGAAAGTAATCAACAAAGATGCATAGGAAATCTAAATTCGAAGTCAGAAGGACAATCAGGTGTCAACAAAAAGCACAGAGCATTATCAAGTACAATAAAGACTAGAGCCTCACCTCCAAAACGGCCGGTGGTAAATAAGGCAAATCCAGAGGAAATAAGACTTGCCATAATGCTTGTCACAATAGttattgtatttttcatttgCTGGTTTCCTTATTGTATAAGTATGATATTAAGCATGGTTGTACCTGGTAAAGTGCATAGAATATTTCACATGTCGACGCTTTTAATCGGTTATTTTAACAGCTGTTGCAATCCAATAATATATGGACGTCTAAATAAGAGATTTTCTGATGGTTACAAAAAGCTATACTGTTTTTGGAGGTAA
- the LOC143049316 gene encoding melatonin receptor type 1B-B-like yields the protein MARISMRFKPMSSTNVSFMNTDNNQTLTDRTQYGDITAEQYIEGILLTFICLVSVLGNISIWIIVLRSRALRTITNCFLLVLSAFDLLVSLINIPVTVLTIFSGEWFLSDGACIVLGFTNMVTLCGSVLSLCNISINRYVMVCHPSKFIEVYKRKNVAMMIVASIAVTIGVSVPPLLGWCEYSYTPSQYICFANWPMSLSYSLFMICCCFGVPLVVMIFCNYKIYRTVKISKNKIMDNYTVQMSISKDVSESTLSDNTDQQGIRQERNQRTGIGNQDYNKDTQFDANKGNRILSTSFQFKNSPPKLPVVPKVSKAKPEEIRLAIMLGTIVVVFFVCWFPYCISMILSIIVPGKVHRIFHMSTLLIGYFNSCCNPIIYGLLNKRFSDGFKKLYCFCKRRRILNL from the exons ATGGCGCGTATAAGTATGCGTTTTAAGCCAATGTCTTCTACAAATGTTTCTTTTATGAATACGGACAACAATCAAACACTTACAGATCGCACACAATACGGAGATATTACTGCAGAACAATATATTGAAGGAATATTACTTACTTTCATCTGTCTTGTATCTGTGCTTGGAAATATTTCAATTTGGATTATAGTCTTGAGATCTCGTGCCTTGAGAACAATCACAAATTGCTTTCTTTTAGTTCTCTCAGCATTTGACCTGTTAGTATCATTAATAAATATACCAGTTACAGTCTTAACAATATTTTCTGGTGAATGGTTTTTATCAGACGGAGCGTGCATAGTTCTTGGATTTACAAATATGGTGACGCTATGTGGAAGTGTTCTATCTTTATGTAATATAAGCATTAATAGATACGTTATGGTTTGTCATCCTTCCAAGTTTATTGAAGTATACAAAAGGAAAAACGTTGCAATGATGATTGTTG CATCAATAGCAGTGACTATTGGCGTCTCCGTTCCACCATTACTTGGTTGGTGTGAATACTCATACACCCCATCGCAGTACATATGTTTTGCCAACTGGCCAATGTCATTATCATATTCCCTTTTTATGATATGTTGTTGTTTCGGTGTTCCCCTTGTTGTTATGATCTTTTGTAACTATAAAATTTACAGAACAGTGAAGATcagcaaaaataaaattatggatAATTACACTGTTCAAATGTCAATATCTAAAGATGTGAGCGAAAGCACACTGTCCGACAACACCGATCAACAAGGTATTAGACAAGAACGCAATCAGCGCACTGGAATAGGAAATCAAGATTACAACAAAGACACACAATTTGACGCCAACAAAGGCAATAGAATATTATCGActagttttcaatttaaaaactcACCTCCTAAACTGCCAGTAGTGCCAAAGGTGTCCAAGGCAAAACCAGAAGAAATAAGACTTGCCATTATGCTTGGCACAATAgttgttgtgttttttgtttgttggttCCCTTATTGTATAAGTATGATATTAAGCATTATAGTACCCGGTAAAGTGCATAGAATATTTCACATGTCGACGCTTTTAATCGGTTATTTTAACAGCTGTTGTAATCCAATAATATATGGACTTCTAAATAAGAGATTTTCTGATGGATTTAAAAAGttatattgtttttgtaaaaGAAGAAGAATATTAAACTTATGA